The sequence TGGTCGAGCGGGCCCTGGCGGGCACCCTCGTCATGGTAGGCGACGGGACGAACAAGGTGGATTTCACTTACGTTGATAATGCGGCGTGGGCACACCTTGACGCGGCCGACGCGCTCAAGGACGAGAAGTCGCCTGCGGCGGGCCGCGCGTACTTCATCTCCAACAACGAGCCCGTGTTGCTATGGGACTGGCTGAACGGCTTGCTGGGGGCCGTGGGGTGCCCGCCAACCCGCCGCCGCATTTCATACCGCACGGCACGGGCCCTGGGCGGCCTGATGGAAACGGCGTGGACCCTGCTGCCACTCCCCGGCGAGCCACGGGTCACGCAATTCCTCGCTTCCGCGCTGGCACGCTCACACTGGTATGACATGGGCCCCGCGCAACGGGACTTCCATTACCAGGTCCGGGTTCCTCTCGCCGAGGGAACCCGTCACACCGCGGCCTGGCTTCGCAGCCACTTCAAGATAGAGAGCCCAGTCACTTGAGCCGCTGAAACTTTCCTTCCGTCGCACCGCCGGCGTTGCGCCGCCGATGACAGGCATGTTATTATATTGCACCCTGGCCGAAATATACTGACGAGGCGTGATGATGCAGGCGCAGCAAGCCGCAGGACCCAAGCACCGGGGCAGCACGCGCCACGTTCTGGCCCCAGAGCACACCGCGTCCACCTACCGATCGCGAATTGAGAGCGTGGGAGCGTTCCTCCCAGAGCGGCGCGTGACGAGCCACGAGGTGATGGAGAAGCTGATCCATCGCCCGAAGAAGCTGGATCTCCAGCGTGTGACTGGCATTGTCGAGCGCCGGGTATGTGCGCCGCACGAGGACTCTTTTACCCTGGCCCGGCGCGCGGCGGAGGACTGCCTCAAGCACTCCTCGCACAAGGCCGAGGACTTGGAGATGCTGGTGTTCTGCGGCATCTCCCGTTTCGACGCTGGCATGATGTCCATGCGGTTCGCGCCGTCCATCAGCGCGCGGCTACGCGAGGCGCTGGGCGCGCGCAACGCCATGGTCATTGATGTCTCCAATGCCTGCGCTGGAATGATGAGCGGCTTGTTTGTCGTGGACGACTTCATCCGCCGGGGCGTGGTGCGCACGGCCATGGTGGTCAGTGGGGAGTACATCAGCAGCCTGGCCACCAACGCCCAGCAGACGCTGGACAGCCCCAAGCACCTGGAGTTCGCGTCGTTGACGGTGGGAGACGCGGGGGCCGCCTTCATTGCCGAGCGCGCCCCGGACGGAAGTCCGGGCATCCTGTCCACCGTGTTCAACACCTTCTCCGAGCACGTGGACCTCTGCACCGGAGGGCCGCATCCCACCCGTCCCGGCGGCCGCATGCTCACGCGGTCCCGCGAGATCCACGACGCGGTCATCAAACACACGCCGGGCGTGATGAGCCGGGCGCTCGACCGGGCGGGGATTCAATGGGCGGACCTGGACCACATCATCATCCACCAGATCTCGGTGCGAACCATCAAGAAGTGCGCGGCGCACGCGGAGGCAAAGCTGGGGCCCACCCAGGCGAATTGGGTTGTGACCTCGGATCTCTTTGGTAACACCGCGTCCACCACCCATTGGCTGGCGCTGCGGCAGTGTCTGGCGGAGGGACGGATCCAGAAGGGCGACCGCGTGATGCTGACGTCGCAAGCGTCAGGACTCGTCGTGGCCGCCGTGGTTTTCACCATCGACCAATTGAGAGAACGATACGGGAACGCGAATTGAATCCGTGGTGGTGCACCCGAGGGACCCGGCGGCAGAGCCCGGAGCCCGTGAGCTCTCCTGCCAGGTGGCGCGCCAGGCGGTGCGGGCCGGGACACCTGGCGCCGAGCATGTGCCGCTGTTGGTGTACTCCGGTATCTTCCGGGACGAGTTCAGCCAGGAGCCCGCGCAAGCGCCGTACGTGCAGCGCGCGCTAGGAGACGCAGCGGGCCAGTCCACGGCAAACCCAGACGGCTCGTTCTGCCTGGACATGGACCGGTTGATGACCGCCGTGGAGATGGCCGACGGCGCCATCCGGAGCCGCAACCTCTCCGCCGCGCTCGTGGTGGCCGCGGACTGCGCGGTGGAATTCGCCGAGCCGCAAGGGGTGCGCCTCCCGGACTCCGCCAGCGCCTTGCTGCTCAAGCCCAGCTTGGACGAGGGCTTCGTGGCGTTCCACACCGCTGTCTTTGGCGAATTCATGGAGCTGCACCAAGCGCATCTGCGATGGACGGGAGAGCACCACAAG is a genomic window of Stigmatella erecta containing:
- a CDS encoding 3-oxoacyl-ACP synthase III family protein; the encoded protein is MTSHEVMEKLIHRPKKLDLQRVTGIVERRVCAPHEDSFTLARRAAEDCLKHSSHKAEDLEMLVFCGISRFDAGMMSMRFAPSISARLREALGARNAMVIDVSNACAGMMSGLFVVDDFIRRGVVRTAMVVSGEYISSLATNAQQTLDSPKHLEFASLTVGDAGAAFIAERAPDGSPGILSTVFNTFSEHVDLCTGGPHPTRPGGRMLTRSREIHDAVIKHTPGVMSRALDRAGIQWADLDHIIIHQISVRTIKKCAAHAEAKLGPTQANWVVTSDLFGNTASTTHWLALRQCLAEGRIQKGDRVMLTSQASGLVVAAVVFTIDQLRERYGNAN